In a genomic window of Drosophila takahashii strain IR98-3 E-12201 chromosome 3L, DtakHiC1v2, whole genome shotgun sequence:
- the LOC108066035 gene encoding protein nutcracker isoform X13 — MSEAKSEIGGTMEITGPSTSGEQREPQQNEPQVVAAKDTKAPDQVPKKQRQRLISDGKSGQEPNPLILEHANLETVPQHMEKLLKQFEENRKMPASEWLHLLIYLLALECGFVEEETYAQKRHLIEPVPSFSSFHALNVRLLSEQPVNYAVCFNDTAYSMRLRTLLDRHSSEEASVVAALQSRLMAIILGDQLMVTLSPAPPSKQPGYSISLPIGRYVLNVQAKNKPIYHRFRKLDELSFQLKQNLFQPMRSQQLMQMEQKLQPSLLGLPYELYHEIFRYLNKSQLNVVGKVNRQLHFYTKETERKREQGGRG; from the exons atgtcagAGGCGAAATCGGAAATTGGGGGTACTATGGAAATAACCGGCCCCTCGACTTCGGGCGAGCAACGAGAACCGCAACAAAATGAGCCACAAGTGGTTGCCGCCAAGGACACCAAAGCTCCGGATCAGG TGCCGAAAAAGCAGCGACAGCGTTTGATATCGGATGGGAAGAGCGGCCAGGAGCCGAATCCTTTGATCCTGGAGCATGCCAATCTGGAAACGGTGCCACAACATATGGAGAAGCTACTGAAACAGTTTGAGGAGAATCGCAAAATGCCGGCTTCCGAATGGCTGCATTTGCTCATATATTTACTGGCCCTGGAATGCGGATTCGTGGAGGAGGAGACCTACGCCCAGAAGAGACACCTCATCGAACCGGTTCCCTCGTTTAGCAGTTTTCATGCCCTGAATGTGCGACTTCTCAGCGAACAGCCGGTGAATTATGCCGTGTGCTTCAATGACACCGCCTACTCGATGCGATTGAGGACCCTGCTGGATCGTCACTCGTCCGAGGAAGCTTCTGTGGTCGCTGCCCTTCAGTCCCGCCTTATGGCCATTATTCTGGGGGATCAGCTAATGGTCACCCTGTCGCCAGCACCGCCTTCCAAGCAGCCTGGCTACAGCATCAGCCTGCCCATCGGTCGCTATGTCCTGAATGTCCAGGCCAAGAACAAGCCCATCTATCATCGATTTAGGAAGCTCGATGAACTGTCCTTTCAACTCAAGCAGAATCTTTTCCAGCCCATGCGATCGCAGCAACTTATGCAGATGGAACAGAAGCTACAGCCTTCGCTATTGGGTCTCCCCTACGAACTTTATCATGAGATCTTCAGGTATCTCAATAAGAGCCAACTAAATGTGGTGGGGAAAGTCAATCGACAGCTGCATTTCTACACCAAGGAAACGGAACGAAAGAGGGAGCAGGGCGGCAGGGGTTAA
- the IntS10 gene encoding integrator complex subunit 10, with protein sequence MSSNEENELYMVTEAQRLRKSDPCAAMAWIITAKTLYPNAFNLQYEAYLLERDGKRIEEAAKCFSAVATNFPNQHTELWQEINALTNALRNESENTPEHEFYVKMYKHLTPEVQHNIFMHTINHSADNLERVYIYILMFNKFPKSALTQAPRLLEMLAEGMKTDPDLYQRILVEEVLPMIQNKPPELSPNLACRLYTSSLEFYLRQIMDESDTADAWKNIFKVLMICGQMMGWEPFLPFSKHVNQNVYWEKLVDILSGSPAGSSQVLFYATTLFIYSLHGYIRNCKLRIEDADVSHVLVEGFMEWSPDGDGSEVPSMEPPKFSLTTAISPELSKAFLHAAQCWQLLNTDQFQRDFSQLMLALPLAPWISRFLFDLAIYFGHRDEANKLMADMTTQSSLVQSLQILSLNLMQGSMTLQGFQCILKILSELPATQGQLLDNMSLKGHRHMVFLPLTRSALVQYCVGAIISRLSRKVYEPNCPDRLLGDLLVLQQLNLLNDVLLTQQILSLIKQRKSFNLRTLSTYIIAIDLIEELSHIWNSQLEDNFELTSSPISSGTPKENRRIGTRGADKGARDEFKAITRQQIARCNENVITLLANFISQEHLMLAQHIFGISQPVETIVIK encoded by the exons ATGTCCAGCAATGAGGAAAATGAGTTGTACATGGTCACGGAGGCGCAACGTCTTCGAAAATCCGATCCTTGTGCGGCCATGGCCTGGATAATCACGGCCAAAACGCTATATCCCAATGCCTTTAATCTGCAGTACGAAGCTTACCTATTAGAACGCGATGGAAAACGAATTGAGGAGGCTGCCAAGTGTTTCAGCGCCGT AGCCACCAATTTCCCCAATCAACATACAGAACTGTGGCAGGAGATAAATGCCTTAACAAACGCCCTGAGAAACGAGAGTGAAAATACCCCGGAACACGAGTTTTACGTTAAGATGTACAAACATCTTACGCCCGAGGTTCAGCACAATATATTCATGCACACGATCAATCACAGCGCCGATAATCTGGAGCGCGTCTATATCTACATACTGATGTTCAACAAGTTCCCCAAATCGGCGCTAACTCAGGCTCCTAGATTATTGGAAATGCTGGCGGAGGGCATGAAAACCGATCCGGATCTTTATCAGAGGATCCTGGTGGAGGAGGTTCTGCCTATGATTCAAAATAAACCGCCGGAACTTTCGCCTAATCTTGCCTGCAGGCTTTATACCAGTTCCCTGGAGTTTTACCTCCGGCAAATCATGGATGAATCGGATACGGCGGATGCCTGGAAGAATATCTTCAAGGTCCTGATGATCTGCGGCCAAATGATGGGCTGGGAACCCTTTCTGCCCTTCAGCAAGCACGTCAATCAGAATGTCTACTGGGAAAAGCTGGTGGATATACTTTCCGGCAGTCCGGCGGGCAGTTCGCAGGTTCTTTTCTACGCCACcaccttgtttatttattcccTCCACGGTTATATAAGGAATTGCAAGCTGCGGATCGAGGATGCCGATGTGAGCCATGTTTTGGTGGAGGGCTTCATGGAATGGTCGCCGGATGGCGATGGCTCCGAGGTGCCCAGCATGGAGCCCCCAAAATTCTCCCTCACCACCGCCATAAGTCCGGAATTGTCCAAGGCCTTTCTGCACGCCGCCCAGTGCTGGCAGCTCCTGAACACGGATCAGTTTCAGCGGGATTTCAGCCAACTTATGCTCGCCCTGCCGCTCGCGCCCTGGATCTCCAGGTTCCTCTTCGATCTGGCCATCTATTTCGGGCACCGCGATGAGGCCAACAAGCTGATGGCCGACATGACCACCCAGAGCAGCCTGGTGCAGAGTCTGCAGATCCTGAGTCTTAATTTGATGCAGGGCAGCATGACT CTCCAGGGCTTCCAGTGCATTCTGAAGATCCTCTCCGAATTGCCCGCCACCCAGGGTCAACTTTTGGACAATATGTCGCTCAAAGGCCACCGCCACATGGTCTTCCTGCCCCTCACTCGCTCCGCTTTGGTTCAGTACTGCGTGGGCGCTATTATCAGCCGGCTGAGCCGCAAGGTCTACGAGCCCAACTGCCCGGATCGATTGCTTGGGGATCTCCTGGTGCTGCAGCAACTAAACTTGCTCAACGATGTCCTGCTCACCCAGCAAATTCTTAGCTTGATTAAGCAACGCAAGTCGTTCAATCTGCGCACTCTATCCACCTACATAattgccatcgatttgattgaGGAACTGTCGCACATTTGGAACTCGCAGCTGGAGGATAATTTCGAGTTGACCAGCTCACCGATTTCGAGTGGCACTCCGAAGGAAAACCGAAGAATCGGAACTCGCGGAGCGGACAAGGGAGCCAGGGATGAATTCAAAGCCATAACTCGCCAGCAGATTGCCCGCTGCAATGAGAATGTGATCACTTTGCTGGCGAACTTCATCAGCCAGGAACATTTGATGCTGGCGCAGCACATCTTTGGGATCAGCCAGCCCGTGGAGACGATTGTGATCAAGTGA
- the LOC108054829 gene encoding mpv17-like protein 2, whose translation MFSIRCLRQCYGLRTQKIHGSLGSRRDFTALCRGRTPLMGHQKYELRLTHGKGGEAEGGALSFILLRWSKTAWSNMFGKYLLITNVVGSGLLMVVGDVIAQEYEYRRGLRHQDRFDTDRMYRMFVAGALQGPLHHYVYNWMDKVMPARTFQNILKKILIDQLVMSPACILIFFYSICYLERQTLEATNQELISKFPYVYLLDWMTWPAAQYLNFRYLDTKYRVTFVNVCTAVYNVLMSYMKHDFGIHLPLEEETLEIPAIPEAQKSV comes from the coding sequence ATGTTCAGCATTCGCTGCCTGCGCCAGTGCTACGGTCTCCGGACCCAGAAGATCCATGGATCCCTCGGTTCTCGCAGGGATTTCACGGCCCTGTGCAGGGGGAGAACCCCATTAATGGGGCACCAGAAATACGAACTCCGTTTAACCCACGGAAAAGGAGGCGAGGCGGAGGGTGGAGCCCTGAGCTTCATACTCCTGCGATGGTCGAAAACCGCCTGGAGCAATATGTTCGGAAAGTACCTCCTCATAACGAACGTGGTGGGATCGGGACTCCTGATGGTCGTCGGCGATGTGATTGCCCAGGAATACGAGTACAGAAGAGGATTGCGGCACCAGGATCGCTTCGATACGGATCGCATGTACAGGATGTTTGTGGCGGGAGCGCTACAAGGACCCCTCCATCACTACGTTTATAATTGGATGGATAAAGTAATGCCCGCCCGCACCTTTCAGAATATCCTCAAGAAAATCCTGATCGACCAGCTGGTCATGTCGCCCGCCTGCATCCTCATCTTCTTCTACTCCATTTGCTATCTGGAGCGTCAGACGCTGGAGGCTACCAACCAGGAGCTAATCTCCAAGTTCCCCTATGTTTATCTGCTGGATTGGATGACCTGGCCGGCGGCTCAGTACCTGAACTTTCGCTATCTGGACACCAAGTACCGGGTGACCTTCGTCAATGTGTGCACCGCCGTTTATAATGTACTCATGTCCTATATGAAACACGATTTCGGGATTCATTTGCCGCTGGAGGAGGAGACTTTGGAGATTCCAGCGATTCCAGAAGCCCAGAAGTCCGTTTAA
- the LOC108062905 gene encoding CLIP domain-containing serine protease HP8-like, translated as MNIAHPKFDPQKKLNDVGLLRLDREVQYNDIIRPICMVLDSGFNPKLMDKFQVFGWGITENITFSEELKMISLARRDPIHCFNAETYSKICAGALIGDTCSGDSGGPLVGEVQYMDNLIIAQIGIADGVYTDIKTFTWWIRYQISNYKSP; from the exons ATGAATATAGCTCATCCTAAATTTGACCCTCAGAAGAAGCTAAATGACGTAGGACTCTTGAGACTGGATAGAGAAGTGCAGTACAACG ACATCATTCGTCCAATCTGCATGGTCTTGGATTCCGGATTCAACCCAAAACTAATGGATAAATTCCAGGTCTTCGGCTGGGGTATAACCGAAAACATAACTTTTAGCGAAGAGCTAAAGATGATCTCCCTGGCTCGTAGAGATCCCATCCATTGTTTTAATGCCGAAACTTATTCGAAGATCTGCGCAGGCGCGCTTATTGGTGACACCTGTTCGGGCGACTCTGGCGGACCCTTGGTCGGCGAGGTTCAGTACATGGACAATCTGATCATCGCTCAGATTGGAATCGCCGATGGCGTCTACACGGATATTAAGACCTTCACGTGGTGGATACGATATCAGATTTCCAATTACAAGAGCCCATAA
- the LOC138912893 gene encoding chymotrypsin-like protease CTRL-1, whose amino-acid sequence MKSFVVFLALFGSVFSHVKISHLLDKSCISPRKQQERIVFGQNALVESSPWMAILRSSTVDFLCAGTLIHKNFVLTAAHCIIGKGQLIVRLGVYDRSCTVCKEVKEYNVVESIPHPRFSVYQESNDIGLLRLDKDVKYNSYIRPMCLILDPRFNPRIIDRFQVFGWGITQNSTLSQVVQTTHMNRRTPPTSDCSFANTNSKICAGSELAYTCMGDSGGPLISEVQYKNYLIFAQIGIVSNGPESCMTDAVYTDVNYFKWWIQSHVSR is encoded by the exons ATGAAGTCCTTCGTGGTTTTCCTAGCTCTTTTTGGCTCGGTATTTAGCCATGTGAAAATATCTCATCTCTTGGATAAAAGTTGTATTAGTCCTAGGAAGCAACAAGAAAGGATAGTGTTTGGCCAAAATGCACTTGTAGAATCCAGTCCTTGGATGGCAATCCTACGCAGTTCGACTGTAGATTTCTTATGCGCAGGAACGCTTATTCACAAAa aCTTTGTCCTGACTGCCGCACACTGCATAATAGGCAAAGGTCAATT GATTGTGAGGTTAGGAGTATATGATAGATCCTGCACTGTTTGCAAAGAAGTGAAGGAGTATAATGTGGTCGAGAGTATACCTCATCCTAGGTTTAGCGTATATCAAGAGTCGAATGATATAGGCCTTTTGAGGTTGGACAAAGACGTAAAGTATAACT CTTACATCCGCCCAATGTGCCTGATCCTGGATCCCAGATTTAACCCAAGAATCATCGATAGATTCCAGGTCTTCGGCTGGGGTATAACGCAAAACAGTACGCTAAGCCAAGTTGTACAGACCACCCATATGAACCGAAGGACACCACCTACCTCCGATTGCTCGTTTGCCAACACGAATTCAAAGATCTGCGCTGGCTCCGAGCTAGCGTACACCTGTATGGGCGACTCTGGTGGGCCCCTGATCTCCGAGGTCCAATATAAAAACTATCTGATCTTTGCACAGATCGGAATAGTCAGTAATGGACCAGAGTCTTGCATGACTGATGCCGTCTATACGGATGTTAATTACTTCAAGTGGTGGATACAAAGTCACGTTTCAAGATAA
- the PIG-B gene encoding GPI mannosyltransferase 3 isoform X1, with amino-acid sequence MRLLYVFLLILAVRLASVFVVQTYYVPDEYWQSLEVAHKLTFGYGYLTWEWVQGIRSYVYPLLIAGLYKILALLQLDTAQLLVLLPRILQSLLSAYSDYRFFVWTGKRKWALFLILVPWFWFYTGSRTLANTLEASLTTIALSYFPWYGESTAYLWPAAICCFLRPTAAVIWLPLSLYHLRKSRQNVVELILKRFVLIGLLVAGLGIAIDTYWHGQLIVTPYEFLKYNIFNNIGSFYGSHPWHWYFTVGLPTVLGINTLPFIFGVMETVRKSEKYPVSKQLLITIFLTLVVLSAVEHKEFRFVSSLLPLCLYVITDALSRWSYSASRTMLWTTALVILVGNVLPAWYLSTVHQKGPIELMPKLREIAQEYRDEREHQANILFLMPCHSTPYYSHIHQNVTMRFLTCEPNLEKKEQYKDEADRFFEDPLHWINSNIPIHPLTAQPTHVVLFDPLAENISVFLRNYRLLHRIEHAEVIRLEGSQALVDEWSQALGAQSPNLASLLQHRQSRTGRSILVYQRLKKGEENAFNRGSERDQQEPDVHDHPPLEDLPAANENLFN; translated from the exons ATGAGGCTGCTCTACGTGTTTTTACTGATTCTGGCCGTGCGTCTGGCCTCCGTTTTCGTGGTCCAAACCTACTACGTTCCGGATGAATATTGGCAGAGTCTGGAGGTGGCCCACAAACTGACCTTTGG CTATGGCTACCTGACTTGGGAGTGGGTTCAAGGCATTCGCAGCTACGTGTATCCCCTGCTGATTGCCGGACTGTACAAGATCCTGGCCCTCCTGCAATTGGACACTGCTCAGCTACTGGTGCTGCTGCCGAGGATTCTCCAGTCCCTGCTATCTGCCTACTCCGATTATCGCTTCTTTGTTTGGACCGGCAAGCGAAAGTGGGCGCTGTTCTTGATCCTCGTTCCCTGGTTCTGGTTCTACACGGGCTCTCGTACCCTGGCCAATACTTTAGAGGCCTCTCTGACCACCATTGCCCTGAGCTATTTCCCCTGGTATGGCGAATCCACCGCATATCTGTGGCCAGCTGCCATCTGCTGCTTCCTGCGGCCCACAGCGGCTGTTATTTGGCTTCCATTATCCCTCTATCATCTCCGCAAGAGCCGCCAGAATGTCGTCGAGCTGATTCTCAAGCGTTTTGTGCTCATTGG TTTACTCGTCGCCGGACTCGGAATCGCCATTGATACTTACTGGCATGGTCAGTTGATTGTGACCCCCTACGAATTCCTCAAGTACAACATCTTCAACAACATCGGCAGCTTCTATGGCTCGCATCCGTGGCACTGGTACTTCACCGTGGGTCTGCCCACCGTTCTGGGCATCAACACGCTGCCTTTTATCTTTGGCGTTATGGAAACTGTGAGGAAATCGGAGAAGTATCCAGTTAGCAAGCAGCTTCTGATTACCATATTCCTTACCCTGGTCGTTCTGAGTGCCGTGGAGCACAAGGAGTTCCGTTTTGTGTCCTCGCTGCTGCCCCTCTGCTTGTATGTCATCACGGATGCCTTGTCCCGCTGGAGTTACAGTGCCTCGCGCACTATGTTGTGGACCACTGCGCTGGTGATCCTGGTGGGCAATGTCCTGCCCGCCTGGTATTTAAGCACTGTGCACCAGAAGGGACCCATTGAACTGATGCCCAAGCTGAGGGAGATTGCCCAGGAGTATCGCGATGAGCGCGAGCATCAGGCGAACATACTCTTCCTGATGCCCTGCCACTCTACTCCGTACTACag CCACATTCACCAGAATGTCACCATGCGGTTCCTGACCTGCGAGCCCAATCTGGAGAAGAAGGAGCAGTATAAGGACGAGGCCGATCGCTTCTTCGAGGACCCCCTGCATTGGATTAACTCGAATATACCCATACATCCGCTTACCGCCCAGCCCACGCATGTGGTCCTCTTCGATCCGCTGGCCGAGAACATCAGCGTGTTCCTCCGCAACTACCGGCTGCTCCATCGCATCGAGCACGCAGAGGTAATCCGGCTGGAGGGCTCGCAGGCTCTGGTGGACGAGTGGTCGCAGGCACTGGGCGCCCAGTCACCTAATCTCGCCTCTCTATTGCAGCATCGCCAGTCGCGCACAGGTCGCTCCATTTTGGTCTACCAGCGCTTGAAAAAGGGCGAGGAGAATGCATTTAATCGTGGCTCGGAGCGGGATCAGCAGGAGCCGGATGTCCACGATCATCCGCCGCTGGAGGATCTCCCCGCGGCCAACGAGAATCTGTTCAATTAG
- the PIG-B gene encoding GPI mannosyltransferase 3 isoform X2, giving the protein MRLLYVFLLILAVRLASVFVVQTYYVPDEYWQSLEVAHKLTFGYGYLTWEWVQGIRSYVYPLLIAGLYKILALLQLDTAQLLVLLPRILQSLLSAYSDYRFFVWTGKRKWALFLILVPWFWFYTGSRTLANTLEASLTTIALSYFPWYGESTAYLWPAAICCFLRPTAAVIWLPLSLYHLRKSRQNVVELILKRFVLIGLLVAGLGIAIDTYWHGQLIVTPYEFLKYNIFNNIGSFYGSHPWHWYFTVGLPTVLGINTLPFIFGVMETVRKSEKYPVSKQLLITIFLTLVVLSAVEHKEFRFVSSLLPLCLYVITDALSRWSYSASRTMLWTTALVILVGNVLPAWYLSTVHQKGPIELMPKLREIAQEYRDEREHQANILFLMPCHSTPYYSHIHQNVTMRFLTCEPNLEKKEQYKDEADRFFEDPLHWINSNIPIHPLTAQPTHVVLFDPLAENISVFLRNYRLLHRIEHAEHRQSRTGRSILVYQRLKKGEENAFNRGSERDQQEPDVHDHPPLEDLPAANENLFN; this is encoded by the exons ATGAGGCTGCTCTACGTGTTTTTACTGATTCTGGCCGTGCGTCTGGCCTCCGTTTTCGTGGTCCAAACCTACTACGTTCCGGATGAATATTGGCAGAGTCTGGAGGTGGCCCACAAACTGACCTTTGG CTATGGCTACCTGACTTGGGAGTGGGTTCAAGGCATTCGCAGCTACGTGTATCCCCTGCTGATTGCCGGACTGTACAAGATCCTGGCCCTCCTGCAATTGGACACTGCTCAGCTACTGGTGCTGCTGCCGAGGATTCTCCAGTCCCTGCTATCTGCCTACTCCGATTATCGCTTCTTTGTTTGGACCGGCAAGCGAAAGTGGGCGCTGTTCTTGATCCTCGTTCCCTGGTTCTGGTTCTACACGGGCTCTCGTACCCTGGCCAATACTTTAGAGGCCTCTCTGACCACCATTGCCCTGAGCTATTTCCCCTGGTATGGCGAATCCACCGCATATCTGTGGCCAGCTGCCATCTGCTGCTTCCTGCGGCCCACAGCGGCTGTTATTTGGCTTCCATTATCCCTCTATCATCTCCGCAAGAGCCGCCAGAATGTCGTCGAGCTGATTCTCAAGCGTTTTGTGCTCATTGG TTTACTCGTCGCCGGACTCGGAATCGCCATTGATACTTACTGGCATGGTCAGTTGATTGTGACCCCCTACGAATTCCTCAAGTACAACATCTTCAACAACATCGGCAGCTTCTATGGCTCGCATCCGTGGCACTGGTACTTCACCGTGGGTCTGCCCACCGTTCTGGGCATCAACACGCTGCCTTTTATCTTTGGCGTTATGGAAACTGTGAGGAAATCGGAGAAGTATCCAGTTAGCAAGCAGCTTCTGATTACCATATTCCTTACCCTGGTCGTTCTGAGTGCCGTGGAGCACAAGGAGTTCCGTTTTGTGTCCTCGCTGCTGCCCCTCTGCTTGTATGTCATCACGGATGCCTTGTCCCGCTGGAGTTACAGTGCCTCGCGCACTATGTTGTGGACCACTGCGCTGGTGATCCTGGTGGGCAATGTCCTGCCCGCCTGGTATTTAAGCACTGTGCACCAGAAGGGACCCATTGAACTGATGCCCAAGCTGAGGGAGATTGCCCAGGAGTATCGCGATGAGCGCGAGCATCAGGCGAACATACTCTTCCTGATGCCCTGCCACTCTACTCCGTACTACag CCACATTCACCAGAATGTCACCATGCGGTTCCTGACCTGCGAGCCCAATCTGGAGAAGAAGGAGCAGTATAAGGACGAGGCCGATCGCTTCTTCGAGGACCCCCTGCATTGGATTAACTCGAATATACCCATACATCCGCTTACCGCCCAGCCCACGCATGTGGTCCTCTTCGATCCGCTGGCCGAGAACATCAGCGTGTTCCTCCGCAACTACCGGCTGCTCCATCGCATCGAGCACGCAGAG CATCGCCAGTCGCGCACAGGTCGCTCCATTTTGGTCTACCAGCGCTTGAAAAAGGGCGAGGAGAATGCATTTAATCGTGGCTCGGAGCGGGATCAGCAGGAGCCGGATGTCCACGATCATCCGCCGCTGGAGGATCTCCCCGCGGCCAACGAGAATCTGTTCAATTAG